A genomic region of Miscanthus floridulus cultivar M001 chromosome 3, ASM1932011v1, whole genome shotgun sequence contains the following coding sequences:
- the LOC136544485 gene encoding protein ASPARTIC PROTEASE IN GUARD CELL 2-like: MPPLLGRVGASAAAGQARASHRRGRLVGGRASCRCLHAGTRASTRHAAQARGRTATAAWPHGRVAAAAPDVVTGATYPARLHVMVDLMARDSARAEYLVIVRRLSPTYQSTDFFSRHGVEKVVSGLDKGSGGKYFVQVDVGSPPTEQHLVVDFGIDVIWECYTQADPLFHHDTSTTFSSVSCGSAICRTLRISG; the protein is encoded by the coding sequence ATGCCGCCGCTGCTTGGCCGCGTGGGTGCGTCGGCCGCTGCtgggcaggcgcgggcgagccATCGCCGTGGCCGCCTCGTAGGCGGGCGGGCGAGCTGCCGCTGCCTCCACGCAGGCACGCGAGCGAGCACTCGCCACGCGGCGCAGGCACGCGGGCGAACCGCCACCGCCGCTTGGCCGCACGGGCGCGTCGCCGCCGCAGCCCCTGACGTAGTCACTGGCGCGACGTATCCCGCGCGTCTCCACGTGATGGTTGACCTCATGGCCCGTGACAGTGCACGCGCTGAGTACCTCGTGATTGTGAGACGCCTGTCCCCGACGTACCAGTCGACGGACTTCTTCTCTCGGCACGGAGTCGAGAAGGTGGTGTCGGGCCTCGACAAGGGTAGCGGCGGCAAGTACTTCGTCCAAGTGGACGTGGGCTCGCCACCCACGGAGCAGCACCTCGTGGTGGACTTCGGCATCGACGTCATCTGGGAGTGCTACACGCAGGCGGACCCGCTCTTCCACCACGACACGTCAACAACCTTCTCCAGCGTGTCGTGCGGCTCAGCCATCTGTCGGACGTTGCGCATCTCTGGGTGA